One Tenrec ecaudatus isolate mTenEca1 chromosome 12, mTenEca1.hap1, whole genome shotgun sequence DNA segment encodes these proteins:
- the C12H10orf71 gene encoding cardiac-enriched FHL2-interacting protein, protein MQGNKKGTDGFSDSSSIGSLLDDADREVSSLTDRAFRSLCISEDTHFSESPDLTCQVLGGLRQGTVSHTQRKSGIWSQLPSQGTEHTGWAATLQQLPKYVQGEERYPKGSPPPTPAQRKLEIPVSGLRSSSKPLSKVSSLIKSFDRPDSQYGDLRPSSSKPPTLKTTPKFAPLPESGVNFCFDSAFLTVRRVPAEVSSAHPSSHPSGSMHREQESPKNSQAVGHCSSSFLPAPNDASGSFESKFLSPAHKPAKVEPARGNERAHKGTFLHSENSAFQSWNAIQPRVLKTNELTKATPESKAPKYYQTVPLLKEPHLPESNVSPSHARTGGNQEESRLPTGALTISRPWSSRDPATHISTTEEKASNSQSDLQRKPIQPPWRKTRTHKEGKESLEDASEEKKQPCKRTSPLYVNQNPQGQFPEDEAPELPGDLREHYTPPFSISKLLTPIIPTKHVLDSLNSQSTEIPSPQGQSNGYQEKEPDEGQPWDSYRSKAPSLLFHLKDVRKHVKSTYSPNHLLKGVDVKDVDEKVSDKANDKQEIVTNGVIFPNRLVDSPVGQFSKERSSEVLTAPYVSTQKDLRANANASSADNYPTPSSPPTTAKASFCVNGEATETHSCENNANGEVSLNLTRQGRGPDSSQQSRRKQLFLKFSSQEPENAKAAEMLQAHQVQNGFSRSDSRPKEPDQEADLQSPSSQQRPSPGPLSPEEEDVFYSDSQSDFMPSLQSKTKFSTSSSDQSFASFEDQQKVWCINSPHTDSKNHVGAGESQRNEESVRGRDRQPCSDLSNGTVCTDELSKGGGLQSGDGSASGGTPGKASIEEASLRDSWVGKRKVPPQAADFTVAPSSPSNKHILFAIKDNTLRATPIIKPIMLPLLRTLSLEDSASGGHQERESPRLNEEGQEIPSTPAFLHPLPANTQDTHGRPAVHQDPEDHQPTSGVAKSETVHPSEKEDRPSPPLLPKVVVAGSRRSSTDQLRPTALKFMSKNDFPEDDTEGKSPPDLLGMCWEVQMQDFKNNLLSTPRAAALEKRLVPSEMVASPNPSSLEGTSVCSLTASSIWDDACQTPSELGLPPRERPPQGSLQASPIPIPVTQKEDLPHTLLLEEACDSQLDTTLDLRPFSLRDSLVDMTSNSADLRERSEPPGHLERSVGKPPAVPPKTEKALRRAKKLANKRRKTDQRQGRPGESWEERPGTENSKRAEWRPLSPAEPPRQTSFPSVRSLPSPMHRHSVSSFSEHSRRGARELQLAKPLLPYPATEKVLQDPQSGEYFVFDLPHQVKIKTFYDPETDQYFKVPIPSSAGDSPEAPLADGLTDSHLLFPGLRPLPVTPLTPLRCSSQLSTPTFLEASPSMTTKVATVGHQGPHKTGRQCVPQVSRDSTQNVPGQCPEGPLQNSEEEEDRDAQNLELITINDLEDFATEGIS, encoded by the coding sequence ATGCAGGGCAACAAGAAGGGCACCGATGGCTTCAGTGACTCCTCAAGCATTGGGAGCTTGCTGGACGATGCGGACCGAGAGGTGAGCAGCCTCACTGACCGTGCCTTCCGCAGCCTGTGCATCTCTGAGGATACACACTTCAGTGAGTCCCCAGATCTCACCTGCCAAGTGCTTGGGGGCCTCCGCCAGGGCACTGTGAGCCACACCCAGAGAAAAAGTGGCATCTGGAGCCAGCTACCCTCTCAGGGCACAGAGCACACTGGCTGGGCAGCCACATTGCAGCAGTTACCCAAATACGTGCAAGGAGAGGAGAGGTACCCCAAAGGAAGCCCCCCACCAACACCAGCCCAGAGGAAGCTGGAGATACCGGTTTCTGGCCTGAGGAGCAGCAGCAAGCCCCTTTCCAAAGTATCATCGTTAATTAAATCCTTCGACAGGCCAGACAGCCAGTACGGTGACCTCAGGCCTTCCTCCAGCAAGCCTCCCACTTTGAAAACCACTCCCAAGTTTGCTCCTCTTCCAGAAAGCGGTGTCAACTTCTGCTTTGATTCCGCTTTCCTGACCGTCAGGAGGGTGCCCGCTGAAGTCTCCAGCGCTCACCCGAGCAGCCATCCGTCTGGCAGCATGCACAGGGAACAGGAGTCCCCAAAGAACTCGCAAGCAGTTGGTCACTGCTCCAGCAGCTTCCTGCCGGCCCCCAATGATGCCTCTGGCTCCTTTGAGTCCAAATTTCTCTCCCCAGCCCACAAGCCAGCCAAAGTGGAGCCCGCCAGAGGCAATGAGAGGGCTCACAAAGGGACTTTCCTTCACAGTGAGAACAGTGCTTTCCAGTCCTGGAATGCCATCCAGCCACGTGTGCTAAAGACAAATGAACTGACCAAGGCCACCCCAGAAAGCAAAGCGCCCAAATATTACCAGACAGTTCCCCTGCTAAAAGAACCCCACCTACCTGAGAGCAATGTCTCTCCCAGCCACGCTCGGACTGGCGGCAATCAGGAAGAGAGCAGGCTACCCACTGGGGCTCTCACCATATCCAGACCCTGGAGTTCAAGGGACCCTGCAACCCACATATCCACCACGGAGGAAAAAGCTTCTAACTCCCAGTCTGATCTGCAGAGAAAGCCAATCCAACCGCCGTGGAGGAAAACAAGAACTCACAAGGAAGGTAAAGAAAGTCTAGAAGAtgcttcagaagaaaaaaaacagcCCTGCAAAAGGACCTCTCCTTTGTATGTGAACCAGAATCCCCAAGGACAATTTCCTGAAGATGAAGCTCCTGAACTGCCGGGGGACCTCAGAGAGCACTATACGCCTCCTTTCAGCATCAGTAAGCTTTTGACACCCATCATCCCCACCAAGCATGTCCTGGACTCATTGAACAGCCAGTCAACGGAGATCCCATCACCCCAAGGACAGTCCAATGGGTACCAGGAGAAAGAGCCAGATGAAGGACAGCCCTGGGATAGTTACAGGTCTAAGGCCCCTAGCCTGCTGTTCCATCTCAAGGATGTCCGCAAACATGTGAAAAGCACTTACAGTCCCAACCATCTCTTGAAAGGTGTTGATGTGAAAGACGTTGATGAGAAAGTCAGTGATAAGGCCAATGACAAGCAAGAGATTGTTACTAACGGAGTGATCTTTCCTAATAGGCTTGTGGACAGTCCTGTGGGTCAGTTTTCTAAAGAAAGATCATCAGAGGTTCTTACTGCACCATATGTCAGCACCCAAAAGGACCTCAGAGCCAATGCCAATGCGTCGTCTGCAGACAACTACCCAACTCCTAGCTCACCTCCGACTACTGCCAAAGCCTCCTTTTGTGTAAATGGGGAGGCTACTGAGACGCACAGCTGTGAGAACAATGCCAACGGAGAGGTGAGTCTGAACCTCACGAGGCAAGGTAGGGGTCCAGACTCCAGCCAGCAGAGCCGCAGGAAGCAGCTCTTTCTGAAGTTCTCCAGCCAAGAGCCTGAGAATGCAAAGGCTGCTGAGATGCTGCAGGCCCACCAGGTGCAAAACGGGTTCTCGAGATCAGACTCACGACCCAAGGAGCCTGATCAAGAGGCCGACCTGCAGAGCCCAAGCTCTCAACAGAGGCCTTCCCCAGGacccctttctcctgaggaggaagATGTATTTTATAGCGACAGCCAGTCTGATTTTATGCCAAGCCTCCAGAGCAAGACTAAATTCAGCACCAGTTCTTCGGATCAGTCCTTTGCCTCCTTCGAGGACCAGCAGAAGGTATGGTGTATCAACAGCCCGCACACGGACAGCAAGAACCATGTGGGTGCAGGGGAGAGTCAGAGGAATGAGGAGAGTGTAAGAGGGAGAGACAGGCAACCGTGCTCTGACTTAAGTAATGGGACTGTGTGCACGGATGAGCTCAGCAAAGGCGGAGGGTTGCAAAGTGGTGATGGAAGTGCGTCTGGAGGGACGCCAGGGAAGGCATCAATAGAAGAAGCAAGTTTACGAGACTCTTGGGTTGGGAAAAGGAAGgtccctccacaggctgcagactttACAGTGGCACCGAGTTCCCCTTCAAACAAGCACATACTGTTTGCAATTAAAGACAACACCCTCAGGGCCACCCCCATAATCAAGCCCATCATGCTGCCCCTCCTGAGGACCTTGTCCTTAGAGGATTCAGCCAGTGGTGGCCACCAAGAAAGGGAGTCACCCAGGCTAAATGAGGAGGGCCAGGAAATTCCCAGCACCCCAGCATTCCTCCACCCACTGCCTGCTAATACACAGGACACACACGGGAGGCCGGCAGTCCACCAGGACCCAGAAGACCACCAACCAACATCAGGCGTGGCCAAGTCAGAGACCGTCCATCCATCTGAAAAAGAAGATCGCCCATCTCCTCCATTGCTCCCTAAAGTGGTGGTGGCGGGAAGCAGAAGGAGCTCCACAGACCAGCTGAGACCGACTGCTCTAAAATTCATGTCCAAGAATGATTTTCCCGAAGATGACACAGAAGGAAAGTCACCTCCAGACCTGCTGGGAATGTGTTGGGAAGTGCAGATGCAAGATTTCAAAAATAACTTATTATCCACACCTAGAGCTGCAGCCCTAGAGAAAAGACTGGTCCCCAGTGAGATGGTGGCTTCACCCAACCCCAGCTCTCTGGaagggaccagtgtgtgctctctCACTGCCAGCAGTATATGGGATGATGCCTGCCAGACtcccagtgagttgggtttgccaCCTCGAGAGCGGCCTCCCCAAGGCAGCCTTCAGGCCAGTCCCATCCCTATTCCTGTCACCCAGAAGGAAGACCTGCCGCACACCCTCTTATTGGAggaggcctgtgactcccaactTGATACGACACTAGAtctcaggcctttctccctcagagactcCCTTGTAGACATGACTTCTAATTCGGCAGACCTTCGAGAGAGATCGGAGCCACCTGGGCATCTAGAGAGGTCAGTAGGCAAGCCACCTGCAGTCCCGCCCAAAACTGAGAAGGCCCTGCGGCGGGCCAAGAAACTGGCCAACAAGAGGCGAAAGACAGACCAGAGGCAAGGAAGACCTGGTGagtcctgggaagaaagacctgggacTGAGAACTCAAAGAGGGCTGAGTGGAGGCCGCTGTCCCCTGCAGAACCACCCAGACAAACTAGTTTCCCCTCAGTCCGGTCCCTGCCTTCTCCCATGCATCGCCACTCTGTGTCCAGCTTCTCAGAACACAGCAGGAGGGGGGCCAGGGAGCTTCAGTTGGCCAAGCCCTTGCTTCCATACCCTGCCACAGAAAAGGTCCTCCAAGACCCCCAGTCTGGGGAGTACTTTGTCTTTGACCTGCCACACCAGGTGAAAATCAAGACCTTTTATGACCCTGAgacagaccagtatttcaaggtcCCCATCCCATCCTCAGCAGGGGACTCTCCAGAGGCACCCCTGGCAGATGGACTGACTGATTCTCACCTGCTGTTTCCTGGCCTCCGGCCCCTGCCTGTGACTCCCTTAACACCCCTGCGTTGCTCCTCCCagctctccacccccaccttcctggAGGCAAGTCCTTCCATGACCACCAAGGTGGCCACTGTGGGGCACCAGGGTCCCCATAAGACTGGACGACAGTGTGTCCCGCAGGTTTCCAGGGATTCCACCCAGAACGTGCCTGGCCAATGCCCTGAGGGGCCCCTCCAGAactcagaagaggaggaggacagaGATGCTCAGAACCTGGAGCTCATCACCATCAATGACTTAGAAGATTTTGCTACTGAAGGCATTTCTTGA